The following nucleotide sequence is from Microbulbifer sp. A4B17.
GCCAGGTGTTCAGCACCCGCATCCTGCAGTGTATTTAAACCCCGTATTTCTTGGCTGGAATCCGAATCGGGTGCCAACCGCAAGTCAGCACCCAGCTCTTGCGCCAACCGGGCAAGGGAAAAGCAATTTTTCATAGAAGGCTATCGACTTATTTGGCAGCGTTCATACGCTTAACGACAGCCTCTGTCAGGTCGACACTGGGGCTTACAAAGTAGGCCGTATTGGAATCCAGCACAATGTCGAGCTTCTGTTCTTTAATCAGAGCATCCAGGGCATCCCTGGCCTTCGGACCCATAGAAGCCTGAATCTCCTGACCAACTTGAGCTTCCATAGCACGCAACTTCTTCACAGTCGTCTCAAAATCCGAGCGCTGGAAATTCATTTTGCGCTGGTACTCGGTCTTTTGCTCATCCGACCAGGTCACGCTGTTCTTCTTCGCATCTTCAGCCATTTTTTGCAGTTCAGCACGAATCGACTCAGCACTGCTCTGCAGCTTCGAATATTCAGAACTGGTCTTCAGGGAGTTAACCTTGGTCTTGGCTGCATCTGTGCTCATGATCGCAGCCTGTAGGTTAAGTACCGCAACCTTGGTTTGCGCCAGCGCTGCGCCGGACAAGGTCATACCTGCAAGCAATACTGCAACAATTTTTACACTCTTAAGCACGTCGGTCTCTCCAATAAATTTTATTTTAATTGCGCTGTGATACGCCTAATTCATTTTATCTAATAAATTTAGAAGCTATTACCCAGGGTAAACTGGAATACTTCTACATCATCATCTTCATTTTTCTTAAGGGCTTTTGCCACGCTAAATGTCAGCGGGCCAAAACCTGTAATCCAGGTCAAGCCTATCCCCGCAGAGACATTCATCTTATCAAAGTCCACATCGTAACAGTTGATCTGAGTATCACCACAACTGGTGTCGAACACATTACCCGCATCAACAAAGAAAGCGCTTTGCAGAGAACGCTGATCCTTAACAAATGGCAGCGGGAAGATCACCTCAGCACTACCTTCGATTAGGATATTTCCTCCAAAAGGATCCGCATCGGTATAGGATTCAACAACCAGATCTCCATTGTCATCCACCAAATAACAATCTTTGGTTGCTACCCCATCAGCTGTGGCACATGCATAATCCAAATAATATTCGTATGGGGTAGACCTAGGACCGAGCGAATTACGCTCAAATCCACGCACAGAACCAAAACCACCGGCGTAAAAATTCTCAAAGAACGGCAGCTCATCAAGATCTCCAAAACCATCGCCGTAGCCCAAACGGGTACGTAAACGCAGAGTTAAGCTCTTAGTCAATGGACGGAAGTACTGGCCTGTATAAACCAACTTGTAGTACTCAAGGTCACTGCCGGGAACAGTAAACTCCAGAGATAGGTTTTGTGAAGCTCCGCGGGTCGCCAAGACCCCCCTATTCAAAGTAGAGCGAGCGTAGGATGCTGTCAGAGCGACATTGTTAAAAGAGTCCCCATAGCGATCAATAAAC
It contains:
- a CDS encoding OmpH family outer membrane protein; amino-acid sequence: MLKSVKIVAVLLAGMTLSGAALAQTKVAVLNLQAAIMSTDAAKTKVNSLKTSSEYSKLQSSAESIRAELQKMAEDAKKNSVTWSDEQKTEYQRKMNFQRSDFETTVKKLRAMEAQVGQEIQASMGPKARDALDALIKEQKLDIVLDSNTAYFVSPSVDLTEAVVKRMNAAK